The following proteins are encoded in a genomic region of Burkholderia cepacia:
- a CDS encoding porin encodes MKKLISIASLCGLSAAAHAQGSVTLYGVVEDGVDYVSNVQGKHLVQMASGVTAGSRWGIRGTEDLGGGLSTLFRLESGFDLNSGRLGSGLAFSRNAYVGLSDARLGTLTLGRQWDSVVDFVEPFTLNGNVGGYYFAHPNDMDNTDNGFPISNAVKYRSPTIAGLTFGGLYAFGGQPGRFSDNATFSVGANYAWGPVGFGVGYLRINDPGVSTQGYQNYPGFTNAIYGNYLGAARAQKVFGVGASYQVVQWLKVLADFTNTNFQQGSAGHDATFQNYELSTIVTPTPAVTLAAGYTYTTGRDHATGAVPKYSQFNLSAEYALSKRTSVYVMGAFQKAAGDAPVAQIAGFNPSGNQKQAVGRAGIRHLF; translated from the coding sequence ATGAAAAAACTCATCTCCATCGCGTCGCTGTGCGGGCTGTCCGCGGCCGCCCATGCGCAAGGCAGCGTCACGCTGTACGGCGTCGTCGAGGACGGCGTCGACTACGTCAGCAACGTGCAGGGCAAGCATCTCGTGCAGATGGCGTCGGGCGTGACCGCCGGCAGCCGCTGGGGCATTCGCGGGACCGAGGATCTCGGCGGCGGGCTCAGCACGCTGTTCCGCCTCGAAAGCGGCTTCGACCTGAACTCGGGGCGGCTCGGCAGCGGCCTCGCGTTCTCGCGCAACGCTTACGTCGGCCTGAGCGACGCGCGGCTCGGCACGCTGACGCTCGGCCGGCAATGGGATTCGGTCGTCGACTTCGTCGAGCCGTTCACGCTGAACGGCAACGTCGGCGGCTACTACTTCGCGCATCCGAACGACATGGACAACACCGACAACGGGTTTCCGATCTCGAACGCGGTCAAGTACCGCAGCCCGACGATCGCGGGCCTCACGTTCGGCGGCCTGTACGCGTTCGGCGGCCAGCCGGGCCGGTTCTCGGACAACGCGACCTTCAGCGTCGGCGCGAACTACGCGTGGGGGCCGGTCGGGTTCGGCGTCGGCTATCTGCGCATCAACGATCCCGGCGTATCGACGCAGGGCTACCAGAACTATCCGGGCTTCACGAATGCGATCTACGGCAACTACCTGGGTGCCGCGCGCGCGCAGAAGGTGTTCGGCGTCGGCGCGTCGTACCAGGTCGTGCAGTGGCTGAAGGTGCTGGCCGACTTCACGAACACGAACTTCCAGCAGGGCAGCGCCGGGCACGACGCGACGTTCCAGAACTACGAGCTGTCGACGATCGTCACGCCGACGCCGGCGGTCACGCTCGCGGCCGGCTACACGTATACGACCGGGCGCGATCACGCGACGGGCGCCGTGCCGAAGTACAGCCAGTTCAACCTGAGCGCCGAATATGCGCTGTCGAAGCGCACGAGCGTCTACGTGATGGGCGCGTTCCAGAAGGCGGCGGGCGATGCGCCGGTCGCGCAGATCGCCGGCTTCAATCCGTCGGGCAACCAGAAGCAGGCGGTCGGGCGAGCCGGCATCCGCCACCTGTTCTGA
- a CDS encoding HAL/PAL/TAL family ammonia-lyase yields MHRFITRSAAALALLAALPAFADVTLDGRSATPESIARIADGEAVAIAPAARERVAAAHDVLLKAAAAGQQIYGLTVGVGLNKDRKMVDAHGKLTSEVIDASTQFNVGLIRAHSGSVGPDMSVRVARAAMAARLNAMLDGGAGVQPAIVNAYAQFLNRGITPAMPADGSIGEADITILSHVGLAMLGEGDVYYQGRKRPAADALKAAGIATIRPYGKDALAILSSNAYSAGMAALALNDMAHLARVSKLVFALSVQGLNGNVSPLREDTLALRPFPSTMRTGAALRTLLAGSSLWNRDADRPLQDPLSFRSGVYLLGEEDRTSDAARELLRIQLNSSDDNPGVAVGVTPKSGRAQDAAGYVDGGGAVLPSANFEPLPWVLAFEQLGLALGHNALACAQRIVKLNDPHLTGLSRFLGTDETVHAFGAMEKPPTALAMTVKSLATPVSLDYLPVAGGIEDIATNAPEVVQRVQRQIDASYALLGLELVQAAQAIDLRQRKQPDFELAPATVPLYRTLRARVAFLQRDRPLTADFRAADALLRAYRD; encoded by the coding sequence ATGCACCGCTTCATCACGCGAAGCGCGGCCGCGCTCGCGCTGCTCGCCGCCCTTCCGGCCTTCGCCGACGTCACGCTCGACGGCCGCTCCGCCACCCCCGAATCGATCGCACGCATCGCCGACGGCGAAGCCGTCGCGATCGCGCCCGCCGCACGCGAGCGGGTCGCCGCCGCGCACGACGTGCTGCTGAAGGCCGCAGCGGCCGGCCAGCAGATCTATGGCCTGACGGTCGGCGTCGGCCTGAACAAGGATCGCAAGATGGTCGATGCGCACGGCAAGCTGACGAGCGAGGTCATTGACGCGTCGACGCAATTCAACGTCGGATTGATCCGCGCACACTCGGGCAGCGTCGGGCCCGACATGAGCGTGCGCGTCGCGCGCGCCGCGATGGCGGCCCGCCTCAATGCGATGCTCGACGGCGGTGCCGGCGTGCAGCCCGCGATCGTCAACGCGTACGCGCAGTTCCTCAATCGGGGCATCACGCCGGCGATGCCGGCGGACGGCTCGATCGGCGAGGCGGACATCACGATCCTGAGCCACGTCGGACTTGCGATGCTCGGCGAGGGCGACGTGTACTACCAGGGGCGCAAGCGCCCCGCCGCCGACGCGCTGAAGGCGGCCGGCATCGCGACGATCCGCCCGTACGGCAAGGACGCGCTCGCGATTCTCAGCTCGAACGCCTATTCGGCCGGCATGGCCGCGCTGGCGCTCAACGACATGGCGCACCTCGCGCGCGTGTCGAAGCTCGTGTTCGCGCTGAGCGTCCAGGGGCTCAACGGCAACGTCTCGCCGTTGCGCGAGGACACGCTCGCGCTGCGGCCGTTCCCGTCCACCATGCGCACGGGCGCGGCGCTGCGCACGCTGCTCGCGGGCAGCAGCCTGTGGAACCGCGATGCGGACCGGCCGCTGCAGGACCCGCTCAGCTTCCGCTCCGGCGTCTATCTGCTCGGCGAGGAGGACCGGACCAGCGACGCAGCCCGCGAGCTGCTGCGAATCCAGCTCAATTCGAGCGACGACAATCCCGGCGTGGCGGTCGGCGTCACGCCGAAATCCGGGCGCGCGCAGGATGCGGCCGGCTACGTCGACGGCGGCGGCGCCGTGCTGCCGAGCGCCAACTTCGAGCCGCTGCCGTGGGTGCTCGCCTTCGAGCAGCTGGGGCTCGCGCTCGGCCACAACGCGCTCGCGTGCGCCCAGCGCATCGTCAAGCTGAACGATCCGCACCTCACCGGCCTGAGTCGCTTCCTCGGCACCGACGAAACCGTTCACGCGTTCGGCGCGATGGAGAAGCCACCGACCGCGCTCGCGATGACGGTCAAGTCGCTCGCGACGCCGGTGTCGCTCGACTACCTGCCCGTCGCCGGCGGCATCGAGGATATCGCGACGAACGCGCCTGAAGTCGTGCAACGCGTGCAGCGGCAGATCGACGCGAGCTATGCGCTGCTCGGCCTCGAACTGGTGCAGGCCGCGCAGGCGATCGACCTGCGCCAGCGCAAGCAGCCGGATTTCGAGCTCGCGCCTGCCACCGTGCCGCTCTATCGCACGCTGCGCGCCCGCGTCGCGTTCCTGCAGCGCGATCGCCCGCTCACTGCGGACTTCCGCGCCGCCGATGCGCTGCTGCGTGCCTATCGCGATTAA
- a CDS encoding MFS transporter, whose protein sequence is MKQSAVPLDTAAAASPPASPAGRAIAAASIGNALEWYDFSVYAFFAVYIAQNFFHRGDAGTQLVEAFMAFGIGFIARPLGALAIGVYGDRAGRKAALTLTILVMAAGTGIIAFAPPFTAIGVGAPLLILCGRLLQGFSAGGEVGGAAAFLIEHAPADRKGMYASWLQASMAASNILGALVATAVTLTLSHEQIGDWGWRIPFILGLAIAPVGLWLRKTLDETPHFRAEMARAQREHAARKAPLLQVVRDYPREFAIGTGFSVLWAVCIYALVIYMPTHAQRALRFDGRDAFIASLVGNCLMAVTCVCAGGWSDRFGRRTVLAAGAALMIVSVYPLLNWLNHTHTLAALVAVQSAFCVMVAIFTGVAPAALSELFPTSVRATGMSLAYNLAATFFGGFAPAILAWLTQQTGSPFAPAWYVMAAGAIALASITALPSTPRHP, encoded by the coding sequence GTGAAACAATCCGCGGTTCCCCTCGACACGGCCGCCGCCGCGTCGCCTCCCGCCTCGCCTGCCGGGCGCGCGATCGCCGCGGCGTCGATCGGCAACGCGCTCGAGTGGTACGACTTTTCCGTCTACGCGTTCTTTGCCGTCTACATCGCGCAGAACTTCTTCCATCGCGGCGATGCGGGCACCCAGCTCGTCGAGGCGTTCATGGCGTTCGGCATCGGCTTCATCGCGCGGCCGCTCGGCGCGCTCGCGATCGGCGTGTATGGCGACCGGGCCGGCCGCAAGGCCGCGCTCACGCTGACGATCCTCGTGATGGCGGCGGGCACCGGCATCATCGCGTTCGCGCCGCCGTTCACCGCGATCGGCGTCGGCGCGCCGCTGCTGATCCTCTGCGGACGCCTGCTGCAGGGGTTCTCCGCGGGCGGCGAAGTCGGCGGCGCGGCGGCGTTCCTGATCGAGCATGCGCCCGCCGATCGCAAGGGCATGTATGCGTCCTGGCTGCAGGCCAGCATGGCGGCATCGAACATCCTGGGCGCGCTGGTCGCCACCGCCGTAACGCTAACGCTGTCGCACGAACAGATCGGCGATTGGGGCTGGCGGATTCCGTTCATCCTCGGGCTCGCGATCGCGCCGGTCGGCCTCTGGCTGCGCAAGACGCTCGACGAAACACCCCATTTCCGCGCGGAGATGGCGCGTGCGCAGCGCGAGCACGCGGCGCGCAAGGCGCCGCTGCTGCAGGTCGTGCGCGACTATCCGCGCGAGTTCGCGATCGGCACCGGCTTCTCCGTGCTGTGGGCAGTCTGTATCTACGCGCTCGTCATCTACATGCCGACCCACGCGCAGCGCGCGCTGCGTTTCGACGGCCGCGACGCGTTCATCGCGTCGCTGGTCGGCAACTGCCTGATGGCGGTCACCTGCGTCTGCGCGGGCGGCTGGTCGGACCGCTTCGGGCGGCGCACCGTGCTCGCCGCGGGCGCCGCGCTGATGATCGTGTCGGTCTACCCGCTGCTGAACTGGTTGAACCACACCCATACGCTGGCCGCGCTCGTCGCGGTGCAAAGCGCATTCTGCGTGATGGTCGCGATCTTCACGGGCGTCGCGCCGGCCGCGTTGTCCGAGCTGTTTCCGACGAGCGTGCGCGCGACCGGCATGTCGCTGGCGTACAACCTCGCCGCGACCTTCTTCGGCGGCTTCGCGCCCGCGATTCTCGCGTGGCTCACCCAACAGACCGGCAGCCCGTTCGCACCCGCGTGGTACGTGATGGCCGCCGGCGCGATCGCGCTCGCATCGATCACCGCACTGCCTTCCACACCTCGTCACCCCTGA
- a CDS encoding urocanate hydratase: protein MKQTFEVTSGNTLRCKGWRQEALLRLLENVLAVGENPEQLIVYAALGRAARDWPSHDAIVHALKTMDENQTLVVQSGKPVALLRTHAHAPLVVMANCNLIGQWAKAEHFYELEQRNLICWGGLTAGDWQYIGSQGVIQGTYEIFSRIAERHFDNDLRGRFILTAGLGGMGGAQPLAGRMANAATLVVEIDQSRIDKRLQIGFLERQARDLDESLALIQDAQARREPISVGLLGNAADVFPAILARGVVPDIVTDQTAAHDLVYGYVPAGYTLDEVRSLRDSDRATLMDASRASIVRHVEAMLGFKDRGAVVFDNGNLIRTHAKDGGVARAFEIPVFTEAFLRPLFCRAIGPFRWIALSNDPNDIRIIDDYLLERFPDNRIVSNWIRLARECVPFEGLPARIAWLGHGERTQLALAVNAMVRDRVLAGPVAFTRDHLDAGAMAHPNIMTENLRDGSDAVADWPLLNAMLNCSSMADLVAIHSGGGGYSGYMTSAGVTVVADGSASANERLTLSMTNDTALGVIRYADAGYDDALDEAARKYIPHIRL, encoded by the coding sequence ATGAAACAGACATTCGAGGTCACCTCGGGTAATACGCTGCGCTGCAAAGGCTGGCGTCAGGAAGCACTGCTGCGCCTGCTCGAGAACGTGCTCGCCGTCGGCGAGAATCCCGAGCAACTGATCGTCTACGCGGCGCTCGGCCGCGCCGCGCGCGACTGGCCGTCGCACGACGCGATCGTCCATGCGCTGAAGACGATGGACGAAAACCAGACGCTCGTCGTCCAGTCCGGCAAGCCGGTCGCGCTGCTGCGCACGCACGCGCACGCGCCGCTCGTCGTGATGGCGAATTGCAACCTGATCGGCCAGTGGGCGAAGGCGGAACACTTCTACGAGCTGGAGCAGCGCAACCTGATCTGCTGGGGCGGGCTGACGGCGGGCGACTGGCAGTACATCGGCTCGCAGGGCGTGATCCAGGGCACCTACGAGATCTTCTCGCGCATCGCCGAGCGCCATTTCGACAACGACCTGCGCGGCCGCTTCATCCTGACCGCCGGCCTCGGCGGCATGGGCGGCGCGCAGCCGCTCGCGGGACGGATGGCCAACGCGGCGACGCTCGTCGTCGAAATCGACCAGTCCCGCATCGACAAGCGCCTGCAGATCGGTTTTCTGGAGCGCCAAGCGCGTGATCTCGACGAATCACTCGCGTTGATCCAGGACGCCCAGGCGCGCCGCGAACCGATTTCGGTCGGCCTGCTCGGCAACGCGGCCGACGTGTTTCCGGCCATTCTCGCGCGCGGCGTCGTGCCCGACATCGTCACCGACCAGACCGCCGCGCACGATCTCGTCTACGGCTACGTGCCGGCCGGCTACACGCTCGACGAGGTGCGCTCACTGCGCGACAGCGACCGCGCGACGCTGATGGACGCGAGCCGCGCGTCGATCGTCCGTCACGTCGAAGCGATGCTGGGTTTCAAGGACCGGGGGGCGGTCGTGTTCGACAACGGCAACCTGATCCGCACGCACGCAAAGGACGGCGGCGTCGCGCGCGCGTTCGAGATTCCGGTCTTCACCGAGGCGTTCCTGCGCCCGCTGTTCTGCCGCGCGATCGGGCCGTTCCGCTGGATCGCGCTGTCGAACGACCCGAACGACATCCGCATCATCGACGACTACCTGCTCGAGCGCTTCCCGGACAACCGGATCGTGTCGAACTGGATCCGCCTCGCGCGCGAATGCGTGCCGTTCGAGGGCTTGCCCGCGCGGATCGCGTGGCTCGGTCACGGCGAGCGCACGCAGCTCGCGCTCGCGGTCAACGCGATGGTGCGCGATCGCGTGCTCGCCGGCCCGGTCGCGTTCACGCGCGACCACCTCGACGCTGGCGCGATGGCCCATCCGAACATCATGACCGAGAACCTGCGCGACGGCTCGGATGCGGTGGCCGACTGGCCGTTGCTGAACGCGATGCTGAACTGCTCGTCGATGGCCGACCTCGTCGCGATCCATTCGGGCGGCGGCGGCTACAGCGGCTACATGACGAGCGCCGGGGTGACCGTCGTCGCCGACGGCAGCGCGTCGGCCAACGAGCGGCTGACGCTGTCGATGACCAACGACACGGCGCTGGGCGTGATCCGCTATGCGGACGCCGGGTACGACGACGCGCTCGACGAAGCCGCACGCAAGTACATTCCGCACATCCGGCTGTGA
- a CDS encoding DUF917 domain-containing protein, protein MGRILSLKDVEAAVKGGSVFACGGGGWADHGRELGTLAVTIGRPELVSIDELPDDAWVATAAAIGAPGGLTDWQMLGADYVKAAQLVQDALGAPLAGLIIGQNGMSSTLNGWLPSALLGAKVVDAVGDIRAHPTGDMGSLGLASSTAPMIQAAAGGNRDKHAYMEVVVRGATARVSPVLRKAADMAGGFIASCRNPVRAAYVREHAALGGISRALALGEAVIDAERRGGSAVIDAICASTHGDIIASGKVERNTLAYTHEAFDVGLVYLGAGPNRVVIHVMNEHMAVDDAHGERIATYPDVITTLDAQGRPVSAGQLKEGMEIHVLRIAKAHIPLSSSVFDPAVYPPVEAALGISIADYALAR, encoded by the coding sequence ATGGGACGCATCCTGTCTTTGAAAGACGTCGAAGCCGCGGTGAAGGGCGGCTCGGTTTTCGCGTGCGGCGGCGGCGGCTGGGCCGATCATGGCCGTGAGCTCGGCACGCTCGCGGTCACGATCGGCCGCCCCGAGCTGGTGTCGATCGACGAGCTGCCGGACGACGCCTGGGTCGCCACGGCCGCCGCGATCGGCGCGCCGGGCGGCCTCACCGACTGGCAGATGCTCGGCGCCGACTACGTGAAGGCCGCGCAGCTCGTGCAGGACGCACTCGGCGCACCGCTTGCGGGGCTCATCATCGGGCAGAACGGCATGTCCAGCACGCTGAACGGCTGGCTGCCGTCCGCGCTGCTCGGCGCCAAGGTCGTCGACGCGGTGGGCGACATTCGCGCGCATCCGACCGGCGACATGGGCTCGCTCGGGCTCGCATCGAGCACCGCGCCGATGATCCAGGCCGCCGCGGGCGGCAATCGCGACAAGCACGCGTATATGGAAGTGGTCGTGCGCGGCGCGACCGCCAGGGTCTCGCCGGTGCTGCGCAAGGCCGCCGACATGGCGGGCGGGTTCATCGCGAGCTGCCGCAATCCGGTGCGCGCCGCCTATGTTCGCGAGCATGCCGCGCTCGGCGGCATCAGCCGCGCGCTGGCGCTCGGCGAAGCCGTCATCGACGCCGAGCGGCGCGGCGGCAGCGCGGTCATCGACGCGATCTGCGCATCCACGCACGGCGACATCATTGCGAGCGGCAAGGTCGAGCGCAATACGCTCGCCTACACGCACGAGGCGTTCGACGTCGGCCTCGTCTATCTCGGCGCCGGGCCGAACCGCGTGGTCATCCACGTGATGAACGAGCACATGGCCGTCGACGACGCGCATGGCGAACGCATCGCCACCTATCCGGACGTGATCACGACGCTCGATGCGCAAGGGCGCCCCGTCAGCGCGGGCCAGTTGAAGGAAGGCATGGAAATCCACGTGTTGCGAATCGCGAAGGCCCACATTCCGCTGTCGTCGTCGGTGTTCGATCCCGCCGTCTACCCGCCGGTCGAAGCGGCGCTCGGCATCTCGATCGCCGACTACGCGCTTGCACGCTGA
- a CDS encoding LysR family transcriptional regulator, with product MRLNLRQIEVFRAIMLTGSISGAAKLLHVSQPAVSRLISYAEQRLGLALFERIKGRLYPTPEAQRLFVEVNAVYEGVQRVNEIAEDMIENRMGHLRIACSPSLGQSLLPRAIATFYERFPDVRIILHTMIPNVLLQAVLTQQVEVGIAFLQDTHPNVEISPLYENRLVAAVPASHPFARRKSLAVRDLVNTPLIGYGSDIPLGQLVRKLFSDEGLVPQVKIEVQQAHVACALVQAGTGIALIDELTVAGPVWPQLVVKPVVPTIGAPVSVLHPVLAPLSRLAHEFIDTLRALSVDA from the coding sequence GTGCGTCTCAACCTTCGGCAGATCGAAGTGTTTCGCGCCATCATGCTGACCGGCTCGATCAGCGGTGCGGCCAAGCTGCTGCACGTGTCGCAGCCCGCCGTTTCGCGACTCATTTCATATGCGGAACAGCGGCTCGGCCTCGCGCTGTTCGAGCGCATCAAGGGGCGCCTCTATCCGACGCCCGAAGCGCAGCGTCTGTTCGTCGAAGTCAATGCCGTGTACGAAGGCGTGCAACGCGTCAACGAGATCGCCGAAGACATGATCGAAAACCGGATGGGCCACCTGCGCATCGCGTGCAGCCCCAGTCTCGGCCAATCGTTGCTGCCGCGCGCGATCGCGACGTTCTACGAGCGCTTTCCCGATGTGCGCATCATCCTGCATACGATGATTCCGAACGTGCTGCTCCAGGCTGTCCTGACCCAGCAGGTCGAAGTCGGGATTGCGTTCCTGCAGGACACCCACCCGAACGTCGAAATTTCCCCGCTCTACGAAAACCGGCTGGTGGCTGCAGTGCCGGCGTCGCACCCGTTCGCACGTCGCAAGTCGCTTGCCGTGCGCGACCTCGTGAATACGCCGCTGATCGGCTACGGCAGCGACATCCCGCTCGGCCAGCTGGTGCGCAAGCTGTTCAGCGACGAAGGCCTGGTTCCGCAGGTGAAGATCGAAGTACAGCAGGCGCACGTCGCGTGCGCGCTCGTGCAGGCCGGCACCGGCATCGCGCTGATCGACGAGTTGACCGTCGCGGGCCCCGTGTGGCCGCAGCTGGTCGTGAAGCCGGTCGTGCCGACCATCGGCGCGCCGGTCAGCGTGCTGCACCCGGTGCTCGCGCCGCTCTCGCGTCTCGCGCACGAGTTCATCGACACGCTGCGCGCACTTTCCGTCGACGCGTGA
- a CDS encoding dihydroorotase, whose product MSDFEQVVRGRLADARQVVDDGWFAIRDGVIVARGAGVPPAARNVIDARGQWVLPGVVDGQVHAGSQANQEGLGHASRAAAAGGVTVMVDMPYDDPEPVASRAQLDRKIAEVERDCHVDVALFGTLNAQHGLGAAAGLIDGGVCAFKFSTFEATPGRFPRVDEDVLYDAFRLIAPSGLACGVHNQMQELTRKNIARMIEAGDTGWDAFLRAHPPLIENLATALIYELGAETGARAHAVHVSTSRGFELCNMYRRAGHRASIETCVQYLMLDHETHTKRFGAKTKHYPPIRPRAERELLWTHVARGECTFVSSDHVSWGLERKGDPNVFRNASGGPGLETLLPAFWTGCEQHGVAPTRVAQLLATNPARHFLLDDRKGTLDVGADADFVILTPERYAFDPSRSLSAVQWSAFEGMEFTVRIAATYSRGALVYDGARIVNHAGAGRFLRPHRGGRPAAKQQEHA is encoded by the coding sequence ATGAGCGATTTCGAGCAGGTGGTGCGCGGCCGGTTGGCCGACGCGCGGCAGGTCGTCGACGACGGCTGGTTCGCGATCCGCGACGGCGTGATCGTCGCGCGCGGCGCGGGCGTGCCGCCGGCGGCGCGCAACGTGATCGACGCGCGCGGGCAATGGGTGCTGCCGGGTGTGGTCGACGGCCAGGTGCACGCGGGCAGCCAGGCGAACCAGGAAGGGCTGGGCCATGCGTCGCGCGCGGCGGCGGCGGGCGGCGTCACGGTGATGGTCGACATGCCGTACGACGATCCGGAGCCGGTCGCGTCCCGCGCGCAGCTCGATCGCAAGATCGCCGAAGTCGAGCGCGACTGCCACGTCGACGTCGCGCTGTTCGGCACGCTCAATGCGCAACACGGGCTCGGCGCCGCGGCCGGCCTGATCGACGGCGGCGTGTGCGCGTTCAAGTTCTCGACGTTCGAGGCGACGCCCGGCCGGTTCCCGCGCGTGGACGAGGACGTGCTGTACGACGCATTTCGCCTGATCGCGCCGTCGGGCCTCGCCTGCGGCGTGCACAACCAGATGCAGGAGCTGACGCGCAAGAACATCGCGCGGATGATCGAGGCGGGCGACACGGGCTGGGATGCGTTCCTGCGCGCGCATCCGCCGTTGATCGAGAACCTGGCGACCGCGCTGATCTACGAGCTCGGCGCCGAGACGGGCGCGCGTGCGCATGCGGTGCACGTGTCGACGTCGCGCGGCTTCGAGCTGTGCAATATGTACCGGCGCGCCGGCCACCGCGCGAGCATCGAGACCTGCGTGCAATACCTGATGCTCGACCACGAAACGCATACGAAACGCTTCGGCGCGAAGACGAAGCACTATCCGCCGATCCGTCCGCGCGCGGAGCGCGAGCTGCTGTGGACGCACGTCGCGCGCGGCGAGTGCACGTTCGTGTCGTCGGACCATGTGAGCTGGGGGCTCGAACGCAAGGGCGATCCCAATGTATTCAGGAATGCGTCGGGCGGGCCCGGGCTCGAAACGCTGCTGCCCGCGTTCTGGACAGGCTGCGAACAGCACGGCGTCGCGCCGACGCGCGTGGCGCAATTGCTGGCGACGAATCCCGCCCGGCACTTCCTGCTCGACGATCGCAAGGGGACGCTCGACGTCGGCGCGGACGCGGATTTCGTGATCCTGACGCCGGAGCGTTACGCGTTCGATCCGTCGCGCAGCCTGTCTGCCGTGCAGTGGAGCGCGTTCGAAGGCATGGAATTCACGGTGCGCATCGCCGCCACCTACAGCCGTGGCGCGCTCGTGTACGACGGCGCGCGCATCGTCAATCACGCGGGCGCGGGCCGTTTCCTGCGGCCGCATCGCGGCGGCCGGCCGGCTGCCAAGCAACAGGAGCACGCATGA
- a CDS encoding Zn-dependent hydrolase, with protein sequence MNSPVFPPLNADRLNARVEQLARFTRPDVPWTRRAFSPLFIEARAWLAEQFAQAGLSVSLDAGGNLIGRREGSGRCAKPLITGSHCDTVVGGGRFDGIIGVLAGIEVAHTLNEQGIVLDHPLEVIDFLSEEPSDYGISCVGSRALSGRLDADMLRAANAEGETLGDALRRIGGDPSALRVPLRAPDSTAAFVELHIEQGPVLETRGLPIGVVTNIVGIRRVLITVTGQPDHAGTTPMDIRRDALVGAAHLVEAAHARASALSGNPHYVVATIGRIAMTPNVPNAVPGQVEMMLEVRSDSDDVLDGFPDALLSGAAARLDALRLSARAEHVSRSRPTDCQPLVMDTVEQAAAQLGYPSMRLPSGAGHDAVYVAPTGPIGMIFVPCLGGRSHCPEEWIEPQQLLDGTRMLYQTLVMLDRTLAAREAGR encoded by the coding sequence ATGAATTCGCCGGTTTTCCCACCGCTGAACGCGGATCGTCTCAACGCGCGCGTCGAGCAGCTCGCGCGATTCACGCGGCCCGACGTGCCATGGACGCGTCGCGCGTTTTCGCCGCTGTTCATCGAAGCGCGCGCGTGGCTGGCCGAGCAGTTCGCGCAGGCCGGCCTGTCGGTATCGCTGGATGCGGGCGGCAACCTGATCGGCCGCCGCGAGGGCAGCGGCCGCTGCGCGAAGCCGCTGATCACGGGCTCGCACTGCGACACGGTGGTCGGCGGCGGCCGGTTCGACGGCATCATCGGCGTGCTTGCCGGGATCGAGGTTGCTCATACGCTGAACGAGCAGGGGATCGTGCTCGACCATCCGCTGGAAGTGATCGACTTTCTGTCCGAGGAGCCGAGCGACTACGGCATCTCGTGCGTCGGCAGCCGCGCGTTATCGGGGCGGCTCGACGCGGACATGCTGCGCGCGGCGAACGCCGAAGGCGAAACGCTCGGCGACGCACTGCGGCGCATCGGCGGCGACCCGAGCGCGCTGCGTGTGCCGTTGCGCGCGCCGGACAGCACGGCCGCGTTCGTGGAGCTGCATATCGAGCAGGGCCCCGTGCTGGAAACGCGCGGCCTGCCGATCGGCGTCGTGACCAACATCGTCGGCATTCGGCGCGTTCTGATCACCGTGACGGGGCAGCCCGATCACGCCGGCACGACGCCGATGGACATTCGCCGCGATGCGCTCGTCGGCGCAGCGCATCTTGTCGAGGCCGCGCATGCGCGCGCGTCGGCGCTGTCCGGCAATCCGCATTACGTGGTGGCGACGATCGGGCGGATCGCGATGACGCCGAACGTGCCGAACGCCGTGCCCGGACAGGTGGAGATGATGCTGGAGGTGCGCAGCGACAGCGACGACGTGCTCGACGGTTTTCCCGACGCGTTGCTGTCCGGCGCCGCTGCGCGGCTCGATGCACTTCGGTTGAGTGCGCGCGCCGAACACGTGAGCCGCTCCCGCCCGACGGATTGCCAGCCGCTCGTGATGGATACGGTCGAGCAGGCCGCCGCGCAGCTAGGCTACCCGAGCATGAGGCTGCCGAGCGGCGCCGGGCACGATGCCGTGTACGTCGCGCCGACCGGGCCGATCGGGATGATCTTCGTTCCGTGCCTCGGTGGCCGCAGCCATTGTCCGGAGGAATGGATCGAGCCGCAGCAGCTGCTCGACGGCACGCGCATGCTGTATCAGACGCTCGTCATGCTCGATCGCACGCTGGCCGCTCGTGAGGCCGGCCGCTGA